A window of the Brassica napus cultivar Da-Ae chromosome A2, Da-Ae, whole genome shotgun sequence genome harbors these coding sequences:
- the LOC125580208 gene encoding uncharacterized protein LOC125580208, whose amino-acid sequence MSDLLAETLTRSDSVAKKRVRHELDELVLDSPGVKRFRDDLFDDSGHDSEIQDLDSLMKSFEDELSSTTTEQGSGDTLADLGYLFEASDDELGLPPPPSPPSTLLPPSSEETEKTATELVRALSEVDVACYEYSDVCLDSGDMFSWRPETLPAE is encoded by the coding sequence ATGAGCGATTTATTAGCTGAGACACTAACACGGAGTGACTCGGTTGCTAAGAAGCGAGTCAGACACGAGTTGGACGAGCTAGTTCTCGACTCGCCTGGCGTGAAGCGGTTCAGAGACGATTTATTCGATGACTCGGGTCATGACTCAGAGATTCAAGATCTTGACTCGTTGATGAAAAGCTTCGAGGATGAGTTGTCGTCGACCACGACGGAGCAAGGCTCGGGCGACACTCTGGCGGATCTTGGTTACCTTTTTGAAGCTTCCGACGACGAGCTAGGTTTGCCTCCGCCACCATCCCCACCGTCGACGCTTCTTCCTCCGTCGTCTGAAGAAACGGAGAAGACGGCGACGGAGTTGGTACGCGCGTTGTCGGAAGTCGACGTAGCATGTTACGAATATTCCGATGTTTGTTTAGATTCCGGTGACATGTTTTCATGGCGGCCGGAAACTTTACCGGCGGAGTAA
- the LOC106424330 gene encoding heavy metal-associated isoprenylated plant protein 26 produces the protein MSEKRLCCAVMRINLDCNACCRKVRRHLINMKEVETHVIEKKERKIIVCGQFRPSDIAVKLQKKMKRRVEILEIEHLSGDHGGGEEEHYHEPPYEPQYEYPVQPDQVSTPLLC, from the exons ATGTCGGAaaag AGGCTATGTTGTGCTGTTATGCGGATAAACTTGGATTGCAATGCATGTTGTAGAAAAGTAAGAAGGCATCTCATCAATATGAAAG AAGTTGAGACACACGTGATCGAGAAAAAGGAACGCAAGATAATTGTGTGTGGACAATTTAGACCATCGGATATTGCAGTAAAACTGCAGAAGAAAATGAAACGGAGGGTTGAGATTCTTGAGATTGAACATCTCTCTGGCGACCACGGCGGAGGAGAAGAAGAGCACTACCATGAACCACCGTATGAACCGCAGTATGAATATCCCGTACAACCTGATCAGGTGAGCACACCATTGTTGTGTTAA
- the LOC125580209 gene encoding protein NIM1-INTERACTING 2-like: protein MSSEKKQERREEDNGDGNKGLSTKIVRTVTEEEVDEFFKILRRVHVATRTGAKVNVGVDERGLPTKKRKRSQSLGLVNSLHSNGVRDGELDGITQVGLRNSGLDLNCKPEPETVSL from the coding sequence ATGAGCTCGGAGAAGAAACAAGAACGCCGCGAAGAAGATAACGGTGATGGAAACAAAGGGTTGTCAACTAAAATTGTACGTACGGTAACGGAGGAAGAGGTGGATGAGTTTTTCAAGATACTACGTAGAGTACACGTGGCGACACGGACGGGTGCGAAAGTTAACGTCGGTGTCGATGAACGAGGGTTACCGACTAAGAAGAGGAAACGGAGTCAGAGCCTTGGTTTGGTAAACTCATTGCATAGTAACGGCGTTAGAGATGGAGAACTCGATGGAATAACTCAGGTCGGGTTAAGAAATTCGGGTTTGGATCTGAACTGTAAACCGGAACCTGAAACCGTTAGTTTGTAA